In Candidatus Zixiibacteriota bacterium, the genomic stretch AAAATTTGACTCCTCAGTCGTTCCTTTCAAGAGAATCTCGGCTGAGGATTTGATTCCTCAGGTAAAAAATACCATCGCAGTTGCCTCAGGCAAAGGCGGAGTAGGGAAATCAACTATAAGCGTGAATTTAGCTCTGGCTTTGTCTAACTGTTTAGCTAAAGTTGGGCTTTTCGATACTGATATATATGGACCAACTATTCCTCAGATGTTGGGAGTCAAGAAAGAGGTTTATGCAAAGGCAGGGAAGATAATCCCGGTTGAGAATTTTAATCTGAAAATTATATCCATCGACTTTTTCTTAGAGGAAAGCACACCGGTGATCTGGAGAGGTCCCTTAGTAGCTGGTGCCATTCAACAGTTCTTGAGAGACGTAGACTGGGGAGAGCTTGATTATATGATAATAGACTTACCCCCTGGAACAGGAGATGCGCAGTTGACCTTAGCCCAGACCATTCCTCTGACCGGAGCTGTAATCGTGACCACGCCTCAGGACGTAGCTAAAAAAATCGCGGTCAAGGCATTGAAACTATTTCAGCAGTTGAATGTGCCGATTTTAGGGATAATAGAGAATATGAGCTATTTCGTCTGTCCCCATTGCGGAAAAAGAAGTGATATCTTCAGTTCTGGAGGAGGAAAAAAAGCTGGTCAAGACCTGGGAGTTCCTTTTCTTGGAGAGATTCCTTTAGATATGAACTTAAGAGTTTCAGGAGATGAAGGAGAACCTTTTCTTTTAAAATTCCCCGATTCAGAGATTTCTCAGATCTTTGCCCAGATAGCCGGAAATTTAGCAAGGCAGGTAAGTATTCTTAGTCATAAGTAGTTAAAATCGATCTTGCTTCAGGAAACAAATCCCAGAATAAGATTTATTATTTTCCACACTGAAGTGTTCACTTTCCCCAACAGGTGCTGTCCAATTCTATTTGGACAACTTGCTAAAGTCAGCAATTAATTTTGCAATAGCTTTGTCCCTAGCGCTTGAGTCAATAATGCCTTGACAGAATTGAAACAAAACTGACATAGAGTACAGGGGACTGAAATATCTCATTTGTGAATTTACTGTCTGCCGAATTTTATCTTGGCGCTGAAATACCAATATAGTCATAACATTAGCGACCACAGAGAATACCGCTGAGACCATAGCAATAGTAGCTAACTTAAATAATACCAACAACAAACAGATTAAAAGGAACAGCAGACTGAAGGAAATAGCGAAAATTGCAATCAAATTCATTTTTTTAAGATTGTAGAAATCTGAAACTAATTTCTGATTAATGCCGTCCAAAGCAGTCTCCAAGTTTTTATTGAAATTATTAGCCTGCTCCATGTTACTCGATGACTGGGCTGTTTTTGACCCCAAGTGCTCTAAGGAACTAAATTCCCGAGCTACTTTCATGGCCTCGTTGTATCTGTCCAAAGTTTACCTCCTTGAATTAACTCCAAATTTTC encodes the following:
- a CDS encoding Mrp/NBP35 family ATP-binding protein produces the protein KFDSSVVPFKRISAEDLIPQVKNTIAVASGKGGVGKSTISVNLALALSNCLAKVGLFDTDIYGPTIPQMLGVKKEVYAKAGKIIPVENFNLKIISIDFFLEESTPVIWRGPLVAGAIQQFLRDVDWGELDYMIIDLPPGTGDAQLTLAQTIPLTGAVIVTTPQDVAKKIAVKALKLFQQLNVPILGIIENMSYFVCPHCGKRSDIFSSGGGKKAGQDLGVPFLGEIPLDMNLRVSGDEGEPFLLKFPDSEISQIFAQIAGNLARQVSILSHK